TAAGCAAACCCCATTCAGTCATTCAGGTCCTCCGGGCAGGTGCCAGGAGAGGCAGACGATGTTCACCTCTTCTACCTCAAGGATTTAGCGCACAAGTCCTTCGATAACTTCACCTTGTGTCCAGTAGTTGCAGCACAGCAGGTTACATGAGGATATTTGGTAGTTCTGTCAGGAAGGGGATCCAGTAGTGGTGGCACAGCAGGTTATATGAGGACGTGAGGACGTAGAGTCCTACAGAAACTGTGTCAGGAAGGGGAAGGTGACATCGCGGACATCTTATAAGACTTGGTGACTATATTTTATTGTGAAACCTAGAATGTTCATGACTGAGTAGTCAGTAAGTGATACCAGTTTTAATGATCGCTACATGACTCGAAATGAAAATTCCTTTCAACATGAGACTGGCATTAGGTCGCCATTTTATTCTGACCTGCTCGTTCCCTCCTGAAAAATGTAATCCAAcacttaaaaatggccttgaatggaaggacaagagatcacaacaaaaaacaactacggcagaaggccgatattactgaaaaaggaggaatttacataaacactggactttaagtttttttaaaattaaaactacgtattttttttacattaagttAAGTAGtcccaggaactaataaggtggttgattgtcgatccactggaaacacgtggctgggaaatgagcCAGACACGGATATCAGAATTCTGTGCAAACGGGTTATTCTAATGCAAGagttattccaaagggttcccagtTTCttccacaatcaggcacagtgtttgactgcaaagagattgcattctagcttcagtactaaggcgaggagCACATGGGGAATGTTACTACTTTCTCTCAatctaaaaatttacaaaccactcaaggggcatggaattaactaggggatattTATTAGcttcacaagggaattaatcatagcattgaaccaaaattggggggagtgagaagctgaacagaGAAGGGGGGAAagttgccttggaagaatggtgaaataaagaaaaaaaatttccctggctgaactgaaatttatgcttcacagtacctggaagtcctgggcttggtagtcttgtctgctgatattcctgtgcactattgtgcactatggaggtataaaaatacttgggatccccccagaggaggcagggggagcagaatgggtgaagtggagtctgcagggcttgagaaagtctgaggaagtcctgCTTCCCGCGGTTCTGAGACCGAGCTGCTGTGGCCCCATTCTTTTTTAAAATCTTGCCTGGGTAGGCTCCGTCCTACACCAAGGTTCCCTGTGGGGGGCAAATTCACAGCCAATGAGAGCAGAGAGGGTTTTTTtcaagagaatggaggctttcagttcacatatatataggcaaggatgaacgAGTCtttgttataaagaggtcttaactttccttggttctggcgtaaaatcctgaacaattgtatataaatatatttgttcaaatatagaCATTCTATGtacaatctaaattttgttgaggaggctcccctcccacataaagatatataactgctctatattacaatcctttccaagaattgtaccTAGAATAAAATGACTTTCTCTGGCATGCCCCCAAGACAGGAActtgtctcaaattcccaagtctgggataGAAAATTcttcattacattacattacattctTCAATCATTACATTAATTTAGTACACATATTAAGTACTAATTAAATCAATACCTAGTCTTTTAAATCGGTAACAATTAGCACTGAATCTGTTGAATGCTCTAAACtttttttcagttacttttcAGTACTGCTTATGAAAATTGAGCACAGTATTTTTAGATTATCAAACGATGTAGCTATGCTTTATGGTAACTTTCATAAAAGTTGTTCATTTAGATGTTCTAACATTTAACCTTGACAGGGACAGTCAATAAAATATTTGCAAAGATGCAAGAGTCGATTTGGTATATTGTCATTTTGGAATCTtgtaacaaaaatgataaaatatgtatgtaatatttgtTAAGgagtttctttaatttttttatagctgGAGAATACCAAGATTGGCAAGGAGACATATAAAGATATGATCACCCACCACTTCATTCCCTGTGTCTTGAAATTCACCTCTGCAGTTGGTGATGATTCACTCTGGAAAGAACTAAACCGAGCAATTCTGTTGAAACTtcgaaatgatgatgatgatcctcTTGTAAGTGATAGTTTTAACATTATGATGACTCTGGCCATCTTGTTTGATATATCAGACAAATCCACTCGGTTAcacaatattataaataatatttgaattgaaattttgtgCTAATACTaatgctgaattttttttatttacctcatCTTCACAGTCACATGTAGATATAGAACATTAATTCACATGTAGATATAGAACATTCATTTTACCAACTGAGTTTTACATTGCTAatgtataattttaatttcagGTGATCTTAGCAGCACTGGAaacttttgaagccctaattgATGCCTTTGGTGAAGATTACTTACAGCCTCTTCTTGCTGACATAATGCCATACATAACAGAAGTATTTGAAACAGTAGATCCTGAAATAGAAGCTGCCACAAAGAAATTTACACAAAAATGGAAGCCATATTAGGCGATTCGTTCAGGTCTTATCTTGACAGATAATGATGTACAAACTAATAtaagaaaatctaaataaataaaaacttgaactGCACCagcatttattttcctttggtgtttACAAAAGGATTAATTTCAAAAAATGTAACTTCATCTAAACGTATATGTTGCAGTTTGATACAGACATTCGCTTCATACTCATTTTGGCTTCCAAAAATTCTTCCTTTCTTCAGATTTTTGCATAAACTTGCTATCACATTTTGTGATGCTCTTCTTCTGTCATACTACCATCAcctatttcttttactgtaaaagTCAACTGTTTCCTTCTACCACCATTCATTTTATGTTCATTACTTCAccacttttgtttctttttaatctcaactttaaatattttcttttctttctactcAACTCCTAGAGCTAATATCTTgtccataacttttctttaaatttcatgCATTGATATATTAATTACAGTGCCCACAATATGACaagtttttaaagtaaattgtatttttcccaactaaACAAACCTATTTGGAAAGAGACCCTTAAATTACGGAGTAGTTCTCTTCCTCCAATATAGGcagcaataaagaaaaatcttagGAGAGGCTCCCTTTACATGAACTACATTAAAAGCCTTGAACATACACAAGCCACTGAATGAAATACAACTCAAATGAAGGCACTATTTCCATGAAATGATATGTTAATCCCTCCTTACAGAAAGCAATTAACCTATTCAAAAAAATGAAACTTTGACCACATACATTTGTTGTATATCAGACACCTGATTCATCAATGAACAGAAGCACTAGCAATGCCCTCCCACCATAAAAAAGGAAGGATAAGTCAGCTATAGAAAATATGCCAGAGATGCCAGGCCAAAGACTaccttacttgatgacagaacaGCAGCAATTGATTGCACTGAATGAACTTCTGATAAGCTTCCACCAAGGGTTAAAAACTCCTCCAATCACTGCCGACAAAACCACTTGCTCCAGCTCAAAAGATAGACCGATTCAGTTGAAACCTGTTGGCTCAACCAAATGTTCTAAATTCTGAGGAAAATCTCGCTATAATGAGAACATTCcaggaaatggaaaaaacaatataGTATATAACCAACTGTTTACTGATAGAAACTCCCATAactggaaaaagaggaaaaatcccTAAAACAATGTTGAGACTACTAATGGCAACCACCTCCCTACTGATAAGGAAGCCAAAACGATAACGCATGCCGAGGTTCTCTATGGGCAGGAGACAAATGCACAGGTGACAGGAGCACGTGACAAGAGTGCACTAGACACACACGTGATAGAAGTTCAGGCAGTAGGTACACTGGTGAAAGAGTGCAAGCCACAGGCATACAAGCAATAGGTGCACAAGCCATAGCTGCGCAACGATAGGCAAAAGCCATAAGCACACGAGTTTGGTATACAAGCCACAGGCACGCACACGAGATGCATACAAGCCATAGAAGAACACACGATAGGCGCACAAGCCATAGAAGCACATGTGATAGGCACACAACATAAGTATGAATGTGATAGGTGCACATGCAAGGTATACAAACCATAGATACACAAGATCGGTTAACATGCGACAGGCACCCAAGCCATAGGCATACAAGCGATGGTCGTATAGGTAACCGATACACGCATACACAAGAATGTGCACAAATTCACACTGGATTGCATGTAAGGGACATTTATCACCCTGCCCAACAAAAAGCCACAATACACTGGAAAGCTGAAGAGTCTAGGATTCTCATTAGAACCTAACTGATacttatacagtggtccccccgtattcgcgggggatgcgtaccagaccccccgtgaatagttagaacccgcaaatgtttgaaacctctataaaaacgctaaaaacagcccattttgttagttaaaacaaaagaaaaatcactaaaaattttcatacttggtttttttaatagttttatcacaaaaagtgcattttatgatgaaattgataaaaaaaaaaaaggaatttgtggatatttctcatacaaaaataccgcgaatgcgcgaataatgcgaggaaacgttcccaagagaaatccgcgaatccggagaacgcgaatactgggGCCCCACTGTACATACTACCCATAATCTGCAAATGTTTCTTAGCTACAGTGGAACTGAAGCCAAACTGATCAAAGCAAAATGTAACTTTTCTTGACAGGTCAGCTTAAACTCACTAAATACTACCAGAATGAGACGAAGCATCGCAGCTACCAAGCCAATGTGATACAGTAAAATTAAAGAGGGAAAGAACTTTGGAAGGCTCCTCTTATTCCAACCCAAGCGATCCCATCAAAGAATGAATTCTGGTGCTAAAATTAGCACCACTAATGCTGGACCTCGTGCTCACTACCAGAACAAACAGAGGAAGGGGACAATGGGCACATATTTGCACCAATTTTTCGTGACCAGTTCCCTGTCACTCTCCAAGCCACGTCCTGTCCTACTCCCCTATAAGAAAAGTGGGGGTGATGACCCTTCCTCCAACGCAGGAAACAACCTGAGTTTACAGAGACTCTTGGGAGGGTAGCACAGAAAAActaatgatgataacaataatgacaTGTGAAACTTGGCCAAGTGAACATAAAAAATTACTCCAGCCTATCAATTCTAATGCCTTGTAACAATGGGAACCTCATTTGAAGTAGTAGTAGATCGAAAAGCCGCAGCAGAACCCCTAACCAGTTACTAAATGGGGAAGCAGACAGGACATGAAcccctttaacccttaaacgcctaagcggtatttcagaaatcttctcccgtatgccggcggggtttgggagtgagcgccgaagcggaaaaaaagtttttttccaaaaaatcccagcacgcttagttttcaagattaagatttcatttatggctcttttttttgtcactgcctgaagtttagtatgcaaccatcagaaatgaaataaaatatcattatcatatataaatattggaatatatgacagcacgaaaaaaatttcataatataattgtatacaaatcgcgctgtgagcaaaacggttaaagctaacgagttaatttttttcgttgtattgtacactaaattgcgatcattttgtatGTAACTCATTgtaaaaacgatcaaagcaacacagaaaaatttatcacaaaatgatgcattaattcgtaacgcgcggacgttaaaaagttttttttcaaaaattcaccataaatcgaaatattgtgctaaagacttccaatttgtttcaaaattaagaaaaatgattgaatattgctagactgtaagagttttagcttacaattgcatttatcgaccatttcggtcgagttaaagttgaccaaatgtcaaattttttttatttatagttatatgcaagtatttcgaAAGTGATAAGAGGtgcgaccatgaattattttttttgtattctacataatattgcgcacattttcatatataaaactctatgtaacggctaatatgaaacggagcaaatattacgacaatgtgacgtaagcatttcggagattccgTGCTcgtagggaaggaaaaagttttttttttttttaattcaccataaatcgaaatattgtgctagagatttccaatttatttccaaatgaagataaatgattgaatattactagactgtaagagttttagcttacaattgcgtttttcgaccatttcggtagagtcaaagttgaccgaacgtcgatttttttctatttatcgcgatttatatgcaaatatttcgaaaatgataaaaagctacgtccatgaaaatattttctgttgtattctacatgacattgccCACATTCTcatatatagaactttatgtaaactgctaatatgaaatggtgcaaatattacgataatgtgacgtaagcattttggAGATACCGCgctcggagggaaggaaaattttttttcaaaaattcatcataactcggaatattgtgctagagacctccaatttgtttcaaaatgaagataaatgattgattattactagactgtaagagttttagcttacaattgcgtttttcgaccatttcggtcgagtcaaagttgaccaaacgtcgatttttttctatttatcgtgatttatatgcaaatatttcgaaaattataGAAGCTAcgacaataaattatttttagttgtattctacatgaaattgcgcaaattttcatatgtataactatgtaacggctaatatgagaCGGTGCAAATATTTtgacaatgtgacgtaagcatttcggagatttgcggcggatattccgcacgcggagggaaggaaaaagttttttttcataaattcaccataaatcgaaatactgtgctagagacttccaatttgtttcaaaattaagataaatgattgaatattactagactttaagagtttttagcttacaattgcgttttatgACCATTCCGGTCGAGTCAATGTTGACCAaagtcgatttttttctatttatcgcgatttatatgcaaatatttcgaaaatgataaaagatgcgaccatgaattattttttgttgtattctaaatgaaattgcgcacattctcATATATACAATTCTATagaacggctaatatgaaatggttcaaatattacgacaatgtgacgtaagcattcggagatttgcggcgggaGATACCGCGCGTagggaagaaaaaaagtttttttcaaaaattcaccataaatcgagatattgtgctagagacttccaatttctttcaaaatgaagataaataattgaatattactaaactgtaagagttttagcttacaattgcgtttttcgaccatttcggtagagtcaaagttgaccgaacgtcgtttttattctatttatcgagatttatatgcaaatatttcaaaaatgataaaagctacttccatgaaatatttttagttgtattctaaaataaattgcgcaacattttcatatatagaactctatgtaactgctaatatgaagcgggtgcaaatattacgataatgtgacgtaagcatttcggagatacCGCGCGcgtagggaaggaaagtttttttttttttaattcaccataactcggaatattgtgcaagagacttccaatttgtttcaaaattaagataaatgattgaatattactagactgtaagagttttagcttacaattgcgtttttttaccatttcggtcgagtcaaagttgaccgaacgtcgattttttctatttatcgtgattaatatgcaaatatttcgaaaatgataaaatctacgaccattgaattatttttttgttgtattccatgaaattgcacacattttcatatataaatttctatataacagctaatatgaaaggtgcaaatattacgacaatgtgacgtaagcatttcggagatatGCGGCGGAGATTCCGCGTACAGacggaaggaaagtttttttcaaaaattcaatataaatcgaaatactgtgctagagactttcaatttgtttcaaaatgaaggtaaatgattgaatattattagaatgttagattttttgcttacccaaaaataccaatatatatatatgtaagtgtttacataataaaaatatggaatgttagtccatatatataaaagactataactaaagaggtcaaccagattgcttgcaggaagtgatcagactagagacgctaaagatgacgtataacaataagtatgtaggctaagttgatcatgccgtcacctgtagtcattcagttgtttataaacattagtccaagctccctgcttgagacaactaccgcctacgtgatctgtagcgtgtctccaTTTGATTGTgttgttcgtatgaaaactatgtcatttgtaagtatgttcatatgttcgaactactgtctgttccctcataacttgtaacagagatggtagacaggcagaacagagttagtgatcgtcattagaagacctgtacctctttacctaagctttatcatgtagaggaataggattagccattatcattggcagaagcgatcaagctatcgttattagaagacttgtacaatcatatctgatcttcaccatgtaaaacttcagaagaatatataattttttatacttagtgttttctacaagaacctcaccgaaccatgagtttaacacatcgtcgtaaagataataccgacttcgtaagtgatctacaaaaccccagacactccattgaagatggaagtgcaataccaaccgacttcgcgtaagtttatcgctagtctaacattacctcatacattggtatatggattcatatatatgattaatatatgtgcactttaaatagattcctactgcgtacacgcaaaaatatatttagattctgttatttatgatcatttatataagagattcctattgcgtacacgcaaagatatatttcgactctgttatttatgatcaattatatatagattcctagtgcgtacacgcaaaaaatatatttcgattctgttatttatgatcatttatataatagaatctaaatatatttttgcgtgtacgcagtaggaatctatttaaagtgcacatatattaatcataattatatgaatccatataccaatgtataaacaaatcaggtagcctataatcaatccgttacctttttcttaccaatatctgcagttatatgtgttagtatatggattaatgaatcagatatataacagttagcaataaaaatcaacgaatcaatcagcataaaacattaataattttatcaattcatatatgatattttttatcagttaaaatattatttttttcacttcatctcattaagatacatatgctacagaaaatactaatgtactctgataattgcatagaatgaagattaacatgataaaaatcatattttaactgataaaaaatatcatatatgaattgataaaattatttaatgtttatgctgattgattcgttgttttatatgctaactgttatatatctgattcattaatccatatactaacacatataactgcagatattggtaagcaAAAAAAGGTAAGaacggattgattataggctacctgatttgtttatacattggtatatggattcatataattatgattaatatatgtgcactttaattaaatagattcctactgcgtacacgcaaaaatatatttagattctattatataaatgatcataaataacagatcgaaatatattttttgagtgtacgcactaggaatctatatataattgatcatataacagagtcgaaatatatctttgcgtgtacgcaataggaatctcttatataaatgatcataaataacNNNNNNNNNNNNNNNNNNNNNNNNNNNNNNNNNNNNNNNNNNNNNNNNNNNNNNNNNNNNNNNNNNNNNNNNNNNNNNNNNNNNNNNNNNNNNNNNNNNNNNNNNNNNNNNNNNNNNNNNNNNNNNNNNNNNNNNNNNNNNNNNNNNNNNNNNNNNNNNNNNNNNNNNNNNNNNNNNNNNNNNNNNNNNNNNNNNNNNNNNNNNNNNNNNNNNNNNNNNNNNNNNNNNNNNNNNNNNNNNNNNNNNNNNNNNNNNNNNNNNNNNNNNNNNNNNNNNNNNNNNNNNNNNNNNNNNNNNNNNNNNNNNNNNNNNNNNNNNNNNNNNNNNNNNNNNNNNNNNNNNNNNNNNNNNNNNNNNNNNNNNNNNNNNNNNNNNNNNNNNNNNNNNNNNNNNNNNNNNNNNNNNNNNNNNNNNNNNNNNNNNNNNNNNNNNNNNNNNNNNNNNNNNNNNNNNNNNNNNNNNNNNNNNNNNNNNNNNNNNNNNNNNNNNNNNNNNNNNNNTCTATGTAGTGTCGTGATTCATGCACAAAACTCAACATTACCAGACGGAATCAAATCTGTACTGGCAACCATTTGGATTGTTAACTACAGTAACATCATTCCCCcttcgagagctagccaatcactgGTGTGCAGTGggtggggcttagctgcaaagctagatGGAATTTGATATAGTTATAGTCCTCAAACTTCAAGAACTCTTAAGGAAGGGTGTTACTGTTAAAAAGGCTGACCAAGCCTTCTTGACCCTCTTCTGCTTTGAAGATGCATACTGCTTACAATGAAGTTTCTGGAAAACTCCTGATCCATGTTAGAAAATGAACAGACACCTGAAATACacacaaaatgagagaaaattctaaatGTTGATGGTTCAAGCAACCAAAAGTTCAGTTTTGTGACAGGAGCAGCATTGATGTGCTGACCTGAAAGCagagaaagaaaagtgatggtaCAACCATGCAAGTGGTAGGTACTCTCCCAACTCACCTACA
The sequence above is drawn from the Macrobrachium nipponense isolate FS-2020 chromosome 32, ASM1510439v2, whole genome shotgun sequence genome and encodes:
- the LOC135207094 gene encoding HEAT repeat-containing protein 1-like encodes the protein MITHHFIPCVLKFTSAVGDDSLWKELNRAILLKLRNDDDDPLVILAALETFEALIDAFGEDYLQPLLADIMPYITEVFETVDPEIEAATKKFTQKWKPY